The bacterium DNA segment CCCACGAGCGGGAGATCAACGAGATCAACGGTGGCGTCTACATGTTCGACGGATCCTTGATCCGGGAGGCGGTGGCGCGCGTGGAGCGCGACAACGTCCAGGGTGAGTACTACCTGCCCGACATGGTGGCCATCCTCGGCGCGGAGGGGTACGGGATCAGCGCTTACCGGACCGATGCCGAAGAGTTGTCCGGTGTCAATACCCAGGATCAGCTCGCCGGTGTCACAGAGATCTTCCGGCGCCGTATCAATAGGGCTTGGATGCGGGATGGGGTCTGGATGCAGGACCCGGGCCGGGTCTACATAGACGCCTCGGTGCATCTCGAGGCGGGAGTGCACATCCTTCCGGGGGTGCACCTGGAAGGATCGACTTCGGTAGCGGGAGGCGCCGAGCTGGGACCCGACTGCTTCATCAGGGACAGCCGGATCGGCCCGGGCGCGAGGATTTGGTATTCCGTGCTCCGGGGCGTATCGGTGGGGGCGGATACCGAGGTCGGTCCCTTCGCCTCGCTTCGGCCCGGGGCGGAGTTGGGCGACGGCGCTAAGGCAGGCACCTTCGTGGAGGTCAAGAACTCGGTGGTCGGCGCCCGCGCCAAGGTTCCCCATCTCTCGTATGTCGGGGATGCCGAGATCGGCGAGGAGGCCAATGTGGGTGCGGGGACCATCACGGCCAACTATGACGGATACGACAAGCACCGGACCCGCATCGGAAGCCGGGCGCAGATCGGGTCCAATACCGTGCTGGTGGCGCCGGTCGAGGTGGGGGCGGAGGCCTACACGGGCGCCGGCTCGGCCATCACCCGCGATGTTCCGGATGGAGCCCTCGGTGTGGAAAGGGCTTCCCAGCGAGAGATCCCCGGCTATGCGAAACGGCGGAAAGCTCGCCACGAGGCCGGGTAGACGAGTGCTGAGGAGGACGGGGATCAACCTCCATGGTTGACCGCTGTCCCTCGACCGGACCCTCGTCCCCCGCAATAGGCCAACCGGACATTTTTCAGTACTCTCCTACGACATGGAGCTCGTAACCCGCAAACGCTTCATGCTGTTCACCGGATCGGCCAACCCCGGACTGGCCGAAGCGGTGGCCGACGAGCTGGGCGTGAGGCTCGGCAAGATCCAGCTGTCGCGCTTCGCCAACACGGAGGTGTACACCCGTCCTTCAGAGTCGGTCCGCGGGTATGACTGCTTCGTTATCCAGAGCCATGCCCCCGAGATCAACTTCCACATCATGGAGCAGTTGATCCTGATCGATGCCCTCAAGAGGGCATCAGCCCACCGTATCACCGCGGTGGTGCCGTTCTTCGGGTATGCCCGGGCCGACAAGAAGGTACGGCCGCGTGAACCCATCTCAGCCCGGCTGATGAGCGACCTCTTCCTGGCGGCCGGGGCGGACCGGATAGTGTCGGTGGACCTCCATACCGGCCAGATCCAGGGCTTCTTCCCCAAGCCGTTTGACCACCTGACCGCGCTGCCGATCGTGACCGACTATCTCAAGGAACGCCTGGATGGTCCTACCACCGTGGTCTCTCCCGACGCCGGTGGCGTGAAGCGGGCCGAGAAATACGCCCGTTACCTGGAGGCCTACGTGGCCTTCGTCCACAAGCGGCGCGAGCTTGATGTCCACAACGAGTCCCAGGCCCTGACCGTGGTGGGTGCGGTACGGGGGCGCAATGCGGTGATAGTGGACGACATGATCGATACTGGCGGCACCGTGGAGAATGCGGCCCGGTTACTACGCGAAAGAGGCGCCCGGACGGTGTACGTGGCGGCTACGCACCCCGTGTTGTCGCCCCCCGCCCTCGACCGGCTGAAGAAGGCTCCGATCGATGAGGTGGTGGTAACCGACACGCTACCGATCAGCAAGGAAGCTCGGGACTTCGACAAACTGACCCGGTTGTCGGTCGCTCCGATGCTGGCCGAGGCCTTGCAGGCGATCTTCATGGACAGCTCGGTGTCAGCCCTATTCCTCGGCGACAACAACTGAATGGCTCTCGATACCGAGGTCTTCCGGGTGAGGACCGGCTCCGATCCGGCCGTCGTCGACATCGGCTACCGGCTGGCCACGTTCGTGCAGGGCCGCGGCGATGGACTGCTGTCGGTGTTCGTACCCCATTCCACGGCCGGGCTGGCCATCATGGAGGTAGGCGCAGGGTCCGATAGGGACCTTCTCAGGTACCTGCGAGATGGTATGTCCCCGGACCGCTACCGCTGGGAACACCGGCACGGCGCTCCCGGTCATGGCGCCGATCACGTCATTCCCGCCTTCATATCGCCCAGCCTGGTGCTTCCCGTCCGGGGCGGTGCGCTGACCCTGGGCACATGGCAGACCGTCGTGCTGGTGGACACCAACGTGGGCAATCCGGTACGGGACGTGAGGCTTAGTTTCCTGGTCGCCTGAGCGTCCCCGTTCGCGCTCCGAGACGGGGGAGGACGATCCGTTCGCCGGGGAAGATGAGGTTGGGATCCCCGGAGCCGATCAGATCCCGGTTCATTTCGATCACCTGATTCCAGAGCGGGGCGATCTCCTCGGCGCCGGCCGTCCGGCCCAGGTGTGCGGCCAGGTAGCCGGCGGTGATCGACCACAGGTGGTCGCCCCGTCGCACTGTGTAGGTGACCGGCGCTTCCCCGTCTTCTATGAGGGCACCGAACGCTCCCTCGGCGAGGTGTGGAACCGGCACCGTGACCCCGCCGGCAGCCGGAGACGGTGTCGGGGGACGGTCCCGGTCGGGATTCGTGGCTGCCATGGGGACCGGGACGGTGGCGCCCGTAGGCGAGACCGGAAGGACCGCGCTTACTGCCGCGTCGAAGGTGGCTCCGTGGTGCTCGGCCGTGACGGCATACGGAACCGGAGGGGCATGGGCTGCGCCAACCGGCGTCGAGATGGACAGGCTCCCGACCGCCAGCACCAGCGCCGCGGCGCGGCGGGCCAGATGGCGGATGGGAGCGATCGCTATCCACCGGGTCGCTCGCACCGCAACCGGGATCCGCGTCACGTAGGCGAGGACCGAGAGGACGGTAGTAAGGCCGACCCATGCGGTGATGGCGGCTGCGAGGAGCCAGACCGTTCCGTAAACCGCCTCCTCCGGGTCGGCGGTGAGGATCCGTCCCGGAGGGGGAAGCCACGATGACTCCCTCAAGCGGAGGAGCAGTAGGGCGCTGCCGGCCACTCCGGAGCCCAGGGCGGCCATCTGGATGAGCGTGCGTATCGGTCTCATGACGTATACGTATCGCGCCATACCGAGGCTTTCAAGACCCTTGTCAGGTGCAAGAATTTCGAGACCGACAAAAGTTTGTGAAGGAAATCACTTGCGGGCCGGCGAGCGGCGCGGTTAGTCTTTCTACCGCAAGTCGGCTCGCCGGCTCTTAATTTGGCCCGTCCTTGTGAAATACTTCACAAGCAAGGGGGTTGAACCCCAAAACTCCGAGGCGTACGGCGCTGCGCCTGGACGGAGGGGGAGCCGAGATCCGACGGCTTCGCGACTAGAAGGTGTAAGACCGTGTTGACCATAACCGAGCCGGACTGGCGTGAGATAGCCGCATGCCGGGACTCCGAGCCGAGTCTTTTCTTCCCCATCGGCACGACGGGGTTGGCCATCGAGCAGATCCAGGAAGCCAAGGGCATCTGCTCGCTCTGCCTGGTGACGGATGAGTGCTTGCAGTACGCGCTCCAGACCAACCAGGAGGCTGGGGTCTGGGGAGGTTATGCGGAGGATGAGCGGCGCCGGCTCCGTAAGCGCTGGATGGCCGAGCGGCGCCGGGCGGCGAGCTGAACCCGAGCGGATGAGCACCTCGTCTCGGCGGGAGCACGAGGCGCCCGGGGGTGTCAAGACATCCGGTCCCGTCGCACCCCACATGGTGAGGTGACCGTTCCTAGGCCTGATTATTCATGTCCCCAGCACGCCGACGCGGATCAGGCCACTTCAACCACATCTTTTGCGCAGAGGCCACCTGTCACCTGCTAGGTGACACCACACCCGGCCGGAGGATCGGGTAGCCAAGATGTTGGCTTTGACCCTGGTCAGGGAGATGAAGCGCCCGTTTCCTGTCACCCGCCCAAACCCCCCATCCATGAATAATTGGGGCTACCGGCCGAAGCCCACAGCCTTGTCGGGGGACTCCACCAACTCGATGAAGGCGATGCGCTCCAGCGGGACTCCTATGTCGCCACCCTTGGCGTCCTGGAACCACAGGAGGGACACGCCGTCGCTATAGGC contains these protein-coding regions:
- the glmU gene encoding bifunctional UDP-N-acetylglucosamine diphosphorylase/glucosamine-1-phosphate N-acetyltransferase GlmU encodes the protein MAIRAVVLGAGEGSRMKSILPKVIHPVAGRPMIEWVINATASLDPVQTVVVVKPDADQVVAMLPDGAKPVVQPKQLGTAHALQYALEVIPLGAEDHVLVVPADTPLITSDTLAEMAKLHRRTGAAVTCVTANMEDPTGYGRVVRDGWGRVERIVEHADTNTHEREINEINGGVYMFDGSLIREAVARVERDNVQGEYYLPDMVAILGAEGYGISAYRTDAEELSGVNTQDQLAGVTEIFRRRINRAWMRDGVWMQDPGRVYIDASVHLEAGVHILPGVHLEGSTSVAGGAELGPDCFIRDSRIGPGARIWYSVLRGVSVGADTEVGPFASLRPGAELGDGAKAGTFVEVKNSVVGARAKVPHLSYVGDAEIGEEANVGAGTITANYDGYDKHRTRIGSRAQIGSNTVLVAPVEVGAEAYTGAGSAITRDVPDGALGVERASQREIPGYAKRRKARHEAG
- a CDS encoding ribose-phosphate diphosphokinase; the encoded protein is MELVTRKRFMLFTGSANPGLAEAVADELGVRLGKIQLSRFANTEVYTRPSESVRGYDCFVIQSHAPEINFHIMEQLILIDALKRASAHRITAVVPFFGYARADKKVRPREPISARLMSDLFLAAGADRIVSVDLHTGQIQGFFPKPFDHLTALPIVTDYLKERLDGPTTVVSPDAGGVKRAEKYARYLEAYVAFVHKRRELDVHNESQALTVVGAVRGRNAVIVDDMIDTGGTVENAARLLRERGARTVYVAATHPVLSPPALDRLKKAPIDEVVVTDTLPISKEARDFDKLTRLSVAPMLAEALQAIFMDSSVSALFLGDNN
- a CDS encoding YjbQ family protein; translated protein: MALDTEVFRVRTGSDPAVVDIGYRLATFVQGRGDGLLSVFVPHSTAGLAIMEVGAGSDRDLLRYLRDGMSPDRYRWEHRHGAPGHGADHVIPAFISPSLVLPVRGGALTLGTWQTVVLVDTNVGNPVRDVRLSFLVA
- a CDS encoding WhiB family transcriptional regulator codes for the protein MTEPDWREIAACRDSEPSLFFPIGTTGLAIEQIQEAKGICSLCLVTDECLQYALQTNQEAGVWGGYAEDERRRLRKRWMAERRRAAS
- a CDS encoding DUF3107 domain-containing protein, which gives rise to MRARIGIADTGREIEVEAGSKDEIVTLLEDAYSDGVSLLWFQDAKGGDIGVPLERIAFIELVESPDKAVGFGR